The following coding sequences lie in one Mycteria americana isolate JAX WOST 10 ecotype Jacksonville Zoo and Gardens chromosome 15, USCA_MyAme_1.0, whole genome shotgun sequence genomic window:
- the SDF2 gene encoding stromal cell-derived factor 2: MGPAAAGRRVPPVLVSVLVLALGAAVRGGPGPVTCGSVVKLLNVRHNVRLHSHDVRYGSGSGQQSVTGVSAADDGNSYWRVRGRTAAVCERGTPVRCGQAIRLTHLGTGRNLHSHRFTSPLSGNQEVSAFGEAGEGDYLDDWTVVCSGTYWARDGEVRFQHASTDVFLSVTGEQYGRPIHGQKEVHGMAASSQNNYWKVMEGIFMQPSEVFKAERYHAEL, from the exons atggggccggcggcggcggggcggcgggtgccgCCGGTTCTGGTGTCGGTGCTGGTGCTGGCGCTGGGCGCGGCGgtgcgcggcggccccgggcccgtcACCTGCGGCTCCGTGGTGAAGCTGCTCAATGTGCGGCACAACGTCCGCCTGCACTCGCACGACGTACGCTACGGCTCCG gcagcgggcagcagtCGGTGACCGGGGTGTCGGCGGCGGATGACGGGAACAGCTACTGGCGGGTCCGGGGCCGCACGGCCGCCGTCTGCGAGCGGGGCACGCCGGTGCGCTGCGGGCAGGCCATCCGCCTCACCCACCTGGGCACCGGCCGCAACCTCCACAGCCACCGCTTCACCTCTCCGCTCTCCGGAAACCAG GAGGTGAGCGCGTTCGGGGAGGCCGGCGAGGGCGACTACCTGGACGACTGGACGGTGGTGTGCAGCGGGACCTACTGGGCGCGGGACGGCGAGGTGCGCTTCCAGCACGCCTCCACCGACGTCTTCCTCTCGGTGACGGGGGAGCAGTACGGGCGGCCCATCCACGGGCAGAAGGAGGTGCATGGCATGGCCGCCTCCAGCCAGAATAACTACTGGAAGGTGATGGAGGGCATCTTCATGCAGCCCAGCGAGGTCTTCAAAGCGGAGCGGTACCACGCTGAGTTGTGA